A window from Chiroxiphia lanceolata isolate bChiLan1 chromosome 3, bChiLan1.pri, whole genome shotgun sequence encodes these proteins:
- the LOC116784648 gene encoding LOW QUALITY PROTEIN: interferon-induced very large GTPase 1-like (The sequence of the model RefSeq protein was modified relative to this genomic sequence to represent the inferred CDS: inserted 34 bases in 27 codons; substituted 1 base at 1 genomic stop codon), which produces MASQDDTQRGXGEAQLLAEALQKEGLEAGYWLPKLSQTLGVQCTQALQHLQYEDYLTLECQVRHPWEKRALQKLLKIRDDKATSEEXKKQHLERTKQRQGVAKQVLNELKEMLDSRSHSQDVVRQRAEALWQAMEIPKEXWPAPKKPLADVLESIQKQLEQQESSVGRRENIPDTEVLRRAXGGLALQGIYRTSRAEDVLAKREQLLRVPEGFQLAGPEQGSLLESKEFSSSAAESTFTRSMEQLGFSISVSAKAEFWGVKLEAGXDHSSSSQAQGTHPHSEQSYFCTTKYQYTPLASCYFQRNQLLLXDGALRELQHMEXLLNLTGKKTSPTCWRLLQRFGSHVSQGPLHFGGXFWWKALQEDSERAEGEMKRQTSEALNSFVGASFSGFWASAGGATDVSRSSSQASVQGRAGESSHTEIQCQVFTTGGPSETDSLPQWKTGLVSNNSTWCVIDRGXQLIPVWEVILCNHSRDFQSVXMSRALRAAYKALTNQSVGTAFGEELEEAREFMEIVKTWEXDVDERKCSHCXLKQDLSAKTKDPRVWINVCLXDKALQDFLVNTVRSCQESPPENSTSIKAILRSLLDPHIYSVKDFPXSSFIMQWIFQTDHTLPKTPNVSELXELLQTLQQMMEHIHAVTYAPGTSASAVQEAKREATLTTGLAIHSLLRSLQERAQKDMELLVLLIATSTGYQVESSTFQHLLGHAEIQYLAQAMAAAHEQYVTLKEQDAARAEASLLLTGLTVTPQSKELSPEQKRERLLFMEGHMEGLWSTGTKNLLQKHRECPDWEMLERDLNSFIGGSLEETGDDVRMQNILKDMEDTFQTTEPSSPSKSESGAXESKANEATANQEFLQLLKRLGLESHYPRKMGTGHFHIICKTSLHDSQPSKDQELPFHFLQKLLTVDYRVRYLTCRDGSNXRTCPMPETTEQEHEPSDSFENFLRFGGSSPEAATRDSHVHPMDLQMAIFHCTDDFMRQSIATKLAFCQLALPLLVPKPGTAQIEFPLWALSQIKRSWKEAEKSGQQPRMNNTHRVFIRIGTSASSSKSQLLNALLSKQRHDTFFHRHCRGSTRERLLMEGVVEIAWYCPRGSPDDTFECCVAFCNLHGDARDHGAQLQFLQEISALNVALVSDSEHMDDRGKKLLRDLWQSQRPLVCLLTDKEKVAAGQSSKNIKIGIKNRNEAEMLNELTKTIRNLLEGSNPHFSLDACLDKARQHGFLVDEDRPECVTAKAKAKELVTLLKKEKLSEIKSQLLPLQGKLWHQWCQKDKELTRLQEKGXQSIEHHRSQIESRRQQLEESNXERAFPLNQLMKPFLGFLQSQPADTKKYFLQWMKVFMDXLSSGRLEELRRDYHKYGLKSWKKEKQGKNHLNPELLSRLEALSDEINDSSVGLEHLLREVGQIYEALQATTQRMKMXKLPQMAAELMVLGXPVELMDGDASYLPLCWVXAIFDSLIERLGDKRVFVLSVLGIQSTGKSTLLNAMFGLQFNVSAGRCTRGAFMQLLPLDEQLQQDVGFDYMLVVDTEGLRAIEMANKQSLNHDNELATFVIGIGNVTLINIFGENPSEMQDVLQIAVQLFXRMKKINLSPSCLFVHQNVGEVTAKEQNMEGQRRLQEKLDEMTVAAAQQECCDVSSFSDVIRFDVNTHIHYFAHLWEGNPPMAPPNPTYSHNVQQLKSKVLQAAKESQGSILTLSSLKVRIGDLWNALLNENFVFSFKNSLEIAVYRKLETAFSQWTWRLRSHILDVQMRLXNRIRNGDLQQVTREHLEGLVRDTXDAIVTDMEKYFREEKHCEMLVQWKGSTELKLKELKENLXSETRKKCENLIELQKTQSKVDARKSEYEDEXLRKSRELALTLKGKSLSERELRDKFTSVWAEWIAEVSRAAPPLERVDIDAEIEDVLLEHFKEPGFHDRSGHFPNTEDFPWT; this is translated from the exons ATGGCTTCGCAGGACGACACCCAGAGGG ATGGAgaggcacagctcctggcagaggCACTTCAGAAGGAAGGACTGGAGGCTGGATACTGGCTCCCCAAACTCTCCCAGACCCTGGGAGTCCAGTGCACACAAGCCCTGCAACACCTGCAATATGAAGACTACCTTACGTTGGAGTGCCAAGTGCGGCACCCCTGGGAGAAAAGGGCGCTCCAGAAACTCCTGAAAATAAGAGATGACAAAGCAACTTCTGAGGA CAAGAAACAGCACTTGGAGAGGACAAAGCAGAGACAAGGAGTGGCCAAGCAAGTCCTGAACGAGCTGAAAGAAATGCTCGACAGCCGCAGCCACAGCCAGGATGTTGtaaggcagagagcagaggcTCTATGGCAAGCCATGGAGATTCCCAAGG TTTGGCCAGCACCAAAGAAGCCCTTGGCGGATGTGCTGGAGAGCATCcagaagcagctggagcagcaggagtcatcagtgggcaggagggagaacatCCCTGACACGGAGGTGCTGAGGCGGG TCGGGGGACTGGCCCTGCAGGGCATCTACAGAACCAGCAGGGCTGAAGATGTGCTGGCAAAGCGAGAGCAGCTCCTCAGGGTTCCTGAGGGATTCCAGCTCGCCGGTCCAGAGCAAGGATCGCTGCTTGAGAGCAAGGAGTTCTCCTCCAGTGCAGCAGAATCCACTTTCACCAGGTCCATGGAGCAGCTGGGCTTCAGCATCAGCGTTTCTGCCAAAGCCGAGTTCTGGGGAGTTAAATTGGAAGCTG GCGatcacagcagctcctcacaggcACAGGGCACCCACCCCCACTCTGAGCAGAGCTACTTTTGCACCACCAAGTACCAGTACACCCCTCTGGCCTCCTGCTACTTCCAAAGGAACCAGCTTCTCC TCGATGGGGCCCTGCGGGAGCTGCAACACATGG CGCTTTTGAACCTCACTGGGAAGAAGACCAGCCCAACCTGCTGGAGACTTCTTCAGAGGTTTGGGTCCCACGTCAGTCAGGGTCCCCTCCACTTTGGGGG ATTCTGGTGGAAGGCTCTACAGGAGGATTCAGAGCGAGCAGAGGGAGAGATGAAGCGACAAACATCTGAAGCCCTGAACAGCTTTGTCGGGGCCAGTTTCAGTGGCTTCTGGGCCAGTGCAGGAGGGGCCACAGATGTTTCCCGGTCCAGCTCACAGGCTTCTgtccagggcagagctggagagagctCCCACACAGAGATTCAGTGTCAGGTGTTCACCACAGGGGGCCCATCAGAGACTGATTCTCTCCCTCAGTGGAAAACGGGGCTCGTGTCCAATAACTCAACGTGGTGCGTTATCGACCGCG TCCAGCTGATCCCGGTGTGGGAGGTCATCCTGTGCAATCACAGCAGGGATTTTCAGTCCGT CATGAGCCGCGCCCTCAGGGCTGCGTACAAAGCGCTGACGAATCAGAGCGTCGGCACCGCTTTTGGAGAGGAACTGGAAGAGGCCAGAGAGTTCATGGAGATTGTGAAGACCTGGG GGGACGTGGATGAAAGGAAATGCTCACACTGCTGACTGAAACAGGATCTGAGTGCAAAAACCAAGGACCCCAGAGTCTGGATCAACGTGTGCC TCGACAAAGCCCTGCAGGACTTCCTGGTGAACACCGTGAGGAGTTGCCAGGAGTCACCTCCAGAAAACTCCACCTCTATCAAGGCAATCTTGAGGAGCCTCCTGGATCCTCATATCTATTCTGTCAAGGACTTCC AGTCTTCCTTCATTATGCAATGGATCTTCCAGACTGACCACACGCTTCCCAAAACTCCCAATGTCTCTGAACT GGAGCTCCTGCAGACACTGCAGCAAATGATGGAGCACATCCATGCTGTCACCTACGCACCAGGAACCTCTGCTTCTGCCGTCCAGGAAGCAAAGAGAGAAGCCACCCTGACCACAGGCCTCGCAATTCATTCCTTACTGCGGTCTCTCCAGGAAAGGGctcagaaggacatggaactcTTGGTGCTCTTAATTGCGACCAGCACAGGGTACCAGGTGGAAAGCAGCACTTTTCAGCACCTCCTTGGCCATGCAGAAATTCAGTACCTGGCCCAGGCAATGGCAGCGGCACACGAGCAGTACGTGACTCTGAAGGAGCAAGatgctgccagagctgaggcctCCCTTCTGCTGACGGGTCTGACCGTGACACCCCAAAGCAAAGAGCTGTCCCCAGAGCAGAAGAGGGAGCGGTTGCTTTTCATGGAAGGTCACATGGAAGGCTTGTGGTCCACAGGGACAAAGAATCTCCTCCAGAAGCACAGGGAGTGCCCAGACTGGGAGATGCTGGAACGTGACTTGAATTCCTTCATCGGTGGGAGCTTGGAGGAAACAGGGGATGATGTGAGGATGCAGAACATACTCAAAGACATGGAAGACACTTTCCAAACAACTGAGCCTTCCAGTCCCTCCAAATCCGAGTCAGGTGC AGAATCCAAAGCCAATGAAGCCACTGCAAACCAAGAGTTCCTCCAGTTGCTCAAGCGCCTTGGACTAGAAAGTCACTATCCCAGAAAAATGGGCACGGGACATTTCCACATCATCTGCAAGACATCTCTGCATGACAGCCAGCCCAGCAAGGACCAGGAACTGCCATTTCACTTCCTGCAGAAGCTCTTAACCGTGGACTATCGGGTGAGGTACCTGACTTGCAGAGATGGGAGCA CCAGGACTTGCCCCATGCCAGAAACCACAGAGCAAGAGCACGAACCCTCAGACTCCTTTGAAAACTTTCTAAGATTTGGAGGAAGCAGCCCTGAAGCTGCAACCAGGGACAGCCACGTGCACCCCATGGACCTCCAGATGGCAATTTTCCACTGTACTGATGACTTCATGAGACAGTCCATTGCAACCAAGCTGGCCTTCTGCCAACTGGCACTGCCCCTGCTGGTGCCCAAGCCAGGCACTGCCCAGATCGAGTTCCCGCTCTGGGCTCTCAGCCAAATCAAAAGGAGCTGGAAAGAGGCGGAGAAGTCGGGACAGCAGCCCAGGATGAACA ACACCCATCGTGTCTTCATCCGCATTGGcacctctgcctcctcttccaAGTCTCAGCTCCTCAAtgctctgctcagcaaacaAAGACACGACACTTTTTTCCACCGCCATTGCCGAGGCAGCACCAGAGAGCGTTTGCTGATGGAAGGTGTTGTGGAGATCGCCTGGTACTGTCCCCGGGGAAGCCCCGATGACACCTTTGAGTGCTGTGTGGCTTTCTGTAACCTGCATGGAGACGCCAGGGACCACGGAGCGCAGCTGCAGTTCTTACAggagatctctgctctcaacGTGGCTCTTGTCTCTGACTCTGAGCACATGGATGACAGAGGGAAAAAGCTTCTGCGTGACCTGTGGCAGTCGCAAAGGCCTCTGGTTTGTCTTCTCACTGACAAAGAGAAGGTTGCAGCTGGACAATCCagcaaaaacataaaaataggGATCAAGAACAGAAACGAAGCAGAGATGTTGAACGAGCTCACCAAAACAATCAGGAATCTCCTGGAAGGGTCCAACCCTCATTTCAGCCTGGACGCCTGCCTGGACAAAGCTCGCCAGCACGGATTCTTAGTGGATGAAGATCGACCCGAGTGTGTGACAGCCAAAGCAAAGGCAAAGGAGCTGGTGACCCTTCTGAAGAAGGAGAAGCTGTCTGAGAtcaaatcccagctcctgcctcttcAAGGAAAACTGTGGCACCAGTGGTGCCAAAAGGACAAAGAACTCACTCGCTTGCAGGAGAAGG GGCAGAGCATCGAGCACCATCGGAGCCAAATTGAATCGAGAAGGCAGCAATTAGAAGAAAGCAA AGAGAGAGCCTTCCCCCTCAACCAGTTGATGAAACCATTCCTTGGCTTTCTCCAGTCACAGCCAGCAGATACCAAGAAATACTTCCTGCAGTGGATGAAGGTCTTTATGG GACTGTCCTCCGGTCGCCTTGAGGAACTGAGGAGAGACTATCACAAGTATGGTCTGAaatcctggaaaaaagaaaaacaaggaaaaaaccatCTGAACCCTGAGTTGCTGAGTAGGTTGGAGGCCCTCTCTGATGAAATCAATGATTCATCCGTTGGCCTGGAGCATCTGTTGAGAGAGGTAGGGCAGATCTATGAAGCTCTGCAAGCAACAActcaaagaatgaaaa tcAAACTGCCCCAAatggcagcagagctgatggtTTTGGG TCCCGTGGAGCTGATGGATGGGGATGCTTCTTacctgcccctgtgctggg GAGCAATCTTTGACAGCCTAATTGAGAGGCTGGGGGACAAACGAGTGTTTGTTCTCTCCGTGCTCGGCatccagagcacagggaagtcAACCCTGCTGAATGCCATGTTTGGGCTGCAGTTCAACGTCAGCGCGGGGAGATGCACCCGGGGAGCGTTTatgcagctcctgccactggaCGAGCAGCTGCAACAGGACGTGGGCTTTGATTACATGCTGGTTGTTGACACAGAGGGCCTTCGTGCCATAGAGATGGCCAATAAACAGTCCCTGAATCATGACAACGAGCTGGCCACCTTTGTCATCGGCATCGGCAACGTGACCCTGATCAACATCTTTGGGGAAAATCCCTCAGAAATGCAGGATGTTCTTCAGATCGCTGTGCAGCTCT TGaggatgaagaaaataaatctttcccCCAGCTGCCTCTTTGTCCACCAAAACGTGGGAGAAGTTACTGCCAAGGAGCAGAACATGGAAGGACAAAGACGTTTGCAGGAAAAGCTGGATGAAATGACCGTGGCAGCTGCCCAGCAGGAATGCTGTGACGTCTCCTCCTTCAGCGACGTCATCCGCTTTGACGTGAACACCCACATTCACTACTTTGCTCACCTGTGGGAAGGAAACCCCCCAATGGCACCACCCAACCCCACCTACAGCCACAACGTCCAGCAACTGAAGAGCAAAGTTCTCCAGGCTGCCAAGGAGTCCCAGGGCAGCATTTTGACGCTCTCCAGCCTGAAAGTCCGTATTGGTGACCTCTGGAATGCTTTGCTGAACGAgaactttgttttcagcttcaAGAATTCACTGGAGATTGCTGTGTACAGGAAACTGGAAACTGCCTTTAGTCAGTGGACCTGGAGGCTCAGGAGTCACATCTTAGACGTACAAATGAGAC ACAACAGAATTCGGAACGGGGACTTGCAGCAAGTCACCAGAGAACACCTGGAAGGGCTCGTGCGAGACA GTGATGCCATCGTGACAGACATGGAAAAGTATTTCAGGGAAGAGAAACACTGCGAGATGCTGGTCCAGTGGAAagggagcacagagctgaagCTGAAAGAACTAAAAGAGAATC CTTCTGAAACTCGGAAGAAATGTGAGAATCTCATTGAACTGCAGAAGACCCAGAGTAAAGTGGATGCAAGGAAGTCGGAATATGAAGACG CTCTGAGAAAGAGCAGGGAGTTGGCTCTGACTCTGAAAGGCAAGAGCCTCAGTGAGAGAGAACTGAGAGACAAGTTTACTTCTGTCTGGGCCGAGTGGATTGCTGAAGTCTCCCGTGCTGCTCCCCCACTGGAACGGGTGGATATTGATGCAGAAATAGAAGATGTCCTTCTGGAGCATTTTAAGGAGCCTGGTTTCCATGACAGATCAGGTCATTTCCCAAACACAGAGGATTTTCCTTGGACTTGA